In Flavobacterium lacustre, a genomic segment contains:
- a CDS encoding DUF6814 family protein, with protein MNQIKRVLGLVWIALAIAAAYFCIFEFGLPKFASGKQDDLVFGIIILFILTPLIVLGLGTFGYYALMGDYDERGHK; from the coding sequence ATGAATCAGATAAAAAGAGTTTTAGGATTGGTTTGGATAGCCTTAGCCATTGCCGCTGCTTATTTTTGCATTTTCGAATTTGGATTACCAAAATTTGCATCGGGCAAACAAGACGATTTGGTATTTGGGATTATCATCCTTTTTATACTAACACCGTTAATCGTTTTAGGATTAGGAACCTTTGGTTATTACGCCTTAATGGGCGACTATGACGAAAGAGGTCACAAATAA